In Janibacter sp. CX7, a single genomic region encodes these proteins:
- a CDS encoding YqgE/AlgH family protein, giving the protein MDSSLAGKLLVATPDLTDDLFARSVVLVLQHDDETAEGIILNRPLDTPVDDVLPGWQAGASAPQRVFQGGPVQLDSAIGIAGLPGDEEPPPGMKRLFGAISLVDLDSPQEIVWPQVSALRIFAGYSGWSADQLAGERARGGWYVVDAEVGDVFDGEPATLWRRVLRRQGGSLGWVSTYPSDPDLN; this is encoded by the coding sequence ATGGACTCCTCGCTCGCCGGCAAGCTGCTCGTGGCGACGCCCGACCTGACGGACGACCTCTTCGCCCGCAGCGTCGTGCTCGTCCTGCAGCACGACGACGAGACGGCCGAGGGCATCATCCTCAACCGTCCGCTCGACACCCCCGTCGACGACGTCCTGCCGGGCTGGCAGGCCGGGGCGAGCGCGCCCCAGCGCGTCTTCCAGGGCGGCCCGGTCCAGCTCGACTCGGCGATCGGCATCGCCGGGCTGCCCGGCGACGAGGAGCCGCCGCCGGGCATGAAGCGTCTCTTCGGTGCGATCTCGCTCGTCGACCTCGACTCCCCGCAGGAGATCGTCTGGCCGCAGGTGAGCGCCCTGCGCATCTTCGCCGGGTACTCCGGCTGGAGCGCCGACCAGCTCGCCGGCGAGCGGGCGCGCGGCGGCTGGTACGTCGTCGACGCCGAGGTCGGTGACGTCTTCGACGGCGAGCCGGCCACGCTGTGGCGCCGCGTGCTGCGACGCCAGGGTGGCTCGCTCGGCTGGGTCTCGACCTATCCCTCGGACCCCGACCTCAACTGA
- a CDS encoding DEAD/DEAH box helicase yields MPAKKKPRWTTAQKNAAKKKAVTKGPKKPYHRGQAPTEAPRGKDRWRDRDDVPAGDRPKRVRRDGTEDRGQRTWERREDRGGRRDDRGGYQRRDDRGDRGFQRRDDRGDRGFQRREDRGERGFERRDRDDRGGYQRRDDRSEERGGYQRRDDRGDRGFQRRDDRGDRGFQRRDRDDRGGYQRRDDRGERRRGAAPRFEREQQRRGFAPRVEQVEDPDVLRQEADTWTSSARTSLSGPVAIAEDNGFAALGLPEVLVERLARDAITTPFAIQAAAIPDALAGKDVLGRGQTGSGKTLAFGLPMLARLAGGRARSRKPRGLVLVPTRELAMQVSDSLEPLVHVSGLRIKLVAGGLSYTGQTAALDKGVDVLIATPGRLVDLLDRGALTLDEVEVAVLDEADHMADMGFLPDVTRILDDCAPDGQRLLFSATLDRGVGDLVERYMDDPVTHSTDEAAASVSTMDHHLLLIEPSIKKQITARIASRPGRTVIFARTKLGCERIAGELRDAGVAAAPLHGGLSQSQRNKTIGAFRTGALPVLVATDVAARGIHVDNVSLVMQVDPPGDHKDYLHRAGRTARAGEAGVVVTLVLPHQRKEVIRMAEQAGIEARPTKTALDDESLSAMGATEPSGEPISDADFRKLVDPKPARRHSGTRGPRGARDHRGGGRGGRGGAGGGRGGRQGGHRGRPRD; encoded by the coding sequence GTGCCTGCGAAGAAGAAGCCCCGCTGGACCACTGCCCAGAAGAATGCTGCCAAGAAGAAGGCCGTGACCAAGGGCCCGAAGAAGCCCTATCACCGCGGCCAGGCTCCGACCGAGGCCCCCCGGGGCAAGGACCGCTGGCGCGACCGCGACGACGTGCCCGCCGGCGACCGCCCCAAGCGGGTGCGCCGCGACGGCACCGAGGACCGGGGCCAGCGCACCTGGGAGCGCCGCGAGGACCGCGGCGGTCGGCGAGACGACCGGGGCGGCTACCAGCGCCGCGATGACCGCGGTGACCGCGGCTTCCAGCGTCGCGATGACCGCGGTGACCGCGGCTTCCAGCGTCGTGAGGACCGGGGCGAGCGCGGCTTCGAGCGTCGTGACCGTGATGACCGCGGTGGCTACCAGCGTCGTGACGACCGCTCCGAGGAGCGCGGTGGCTACCAGCGTCGTGACGACCGCGGTGACCGCGGCTTCCAGCGTCGTGACGACCGCGGTGACCGCGGCTTCCAGCGTCGTGACCGTGATGACCGTGGTGGCTACCAGCGTCGTGACGACCGGGGTGAGCGGCGCCGGGGAGCGGCCCCGCGCTTCGAGCGCGAGCAGCAGCGTCGCGGCTTCGCGCCGCGCGTCGAGCAGGTCGAGGACCCGGACGTGCTGCGCCAGGAGGCCGACACCTGGACCTCCTCCGCCCGCACCTCGCTGAGCGGACCCGTCGCGATCGCCGAGGACAACGGCTTCGCCGCGCTCGGTCTGCCCGAGGTGCTCGTGGAGCGGCTCGCCCGCGATGCCATCACCACCCCCTTCGCCATCCAGGCCGCTGCGATCCCCGACGCCCTCGCGGGCAAGGACGTGCTCGGCCGCGGGCAGACCGGCTCGGGCAAGACGCTGGCCTTCGGCCTGCCCATGCTCGCCCGCCTCGCCGGCGGTCGGGCCCGCAGCCGCAAGCCGCGCGGTCTCGTCCTCGTGCCGACCCGTGAGCTGGCCATGCAGGTGAGCGACTCGCTCGAGCCGCTCGTCCACGTGAGCGGGCTGCGGATCAAGCTCGTCGCCGGTGGCCTGTCCTACACCGGTCAGACCGCGGCGCTCGACAAGGGCGTCGACGTGCTCATCGCCACCCCGGGCCGCCTCGTCGACCTGCTCGACCGCGGCGCCCTGACCCTCGACGAGGTCGAGGTCGCGGTGCTCGACGAGGCCGACCACATGGCCGACATGGGCTTCCTGCCCGACGTCACCCGCATCCTCGACGACTGCGCGCCCGACGGTCAGCGGCTGCTCTTCTCGGCGACCCTCGACCGTGGTGTCGGCGACCTCGTCGAGCGCTACATGGACGACCCGGTGACCCACAGCACCGACGAGGCCGCGGCGAGTGTCTCGACGATGGACCACCACCTGCTGCTCATCGAGCCGAGCATCAAGAAGCAGATCACCGCCCGGATCGCCTCGCGCCCCGGCCGCACGGTGATCTTCGCCCGGACCAAGCTCGGCTGCGAGCGGATCGCCGGCGAGTTGCGCGACGCCGGTGTGGCCGCGGCGCCGCTGCACGGCGGGCTGAGCCAGTCGCAGCGCAACAAGACGATCGGTGCCTTCCGCACCGGGGCGCTGCCCGTGCTCGTCGCGACCGATGTCGCCGCGCGCGGCATCCACGTCGACAACGTGTCGCTCGTCATGCAGGTCGACCCGCCCGGCGACCACAAGGACTACCTCCACCGCGCGGGCCGCACCGCGCGGGCCGGCGAGGCCGGCGTCGTCGTGACGCTGGTCCTGCCGCACCAGCGCAAGGAGGTCATCCGGATGGCCGAGCAGGCCGGCATCGAGGCGCGGCCCACGAAGACCGCGCTCGACGACGAGTCCCTCAGCGCGATGGGTGCCACCGAGCCCAGCGGCGAGCCGATCTCCGACGCCGACTTCCGCAAGCTCGTCGACCCCAAGCCGGCGCGTCGCCACTCGGGCACCCGTGGTCCCCGCGGCGCACGCGACCACCGTGGCGGCGGCCGCGGAGGACGTGGCGGTGCCGGCGGCGGTCGTGGTGGCCGACAGGGTGGTCACCGGGGTCGCCCGCGCGACTAG
- a CDS encoding DEAD/DEAH box helicase yields the protein MSQSAASHLSPAFPRRAAWGTAGALRAWQADALKKYLSSGAPDFLAVATPGAGKTTFALRVATELLTAGEVTAVTVVAPTEHLKTQWADAAARVGIHLDPKFSNTTAVTSSDYDGVAVTYAQVASRPSVHEDRTKAERTLVILDEIHHGGDNKSWGDGIRQAFEPATRRLSLTGTPFRSDTNPIPFVGYEYGEDGILRSSSDYAYGYSDALRDGVVRPVLFMAYGGAMRWRTRAGDEVAARLGEPMTKDLVAQAWRTALDPKGEWIPSVLAAADKRLTEVRRGVPDAGAMVIATNQTQARAYARILTELTGEKPTVVLSDDNGASQKIEDYSASTSRWLVAVRMVSEGVDVPRLCVGVYATSTSTPLFFAQAVGRFVRARARGETASVFLPSVPVILAHAGTLEEQRDHALDRPEAAQDEAPLWSEEEGMLAAANRDEGASDDLLGSFEALESDAHFDHVLYDKQQFGLHAEVGSEDEQDYLGLPGLLEPDQVHALLSERQTKQSKKTGRTRQDQDAPIAAHRALAAQRKELNKLVAAYATKTGSPHANIHMDLRRACGGPELAQATSEQVTERIERIRRWFVGRR from the coding sequence ATGAGTCAGTCTGCTGCGTCCCACCTGTCACCCGCCTTCCCCCGGAGGGCCGCGTGGGGTACCGCCGGAGCGCTGCGCGCCTGGCAGGCCGACGCCCTGAAGAAGTACCTCTCGTCGGGCGCACCCGACTTCCTCGCCGTCGCGACGCCCGGCGCCGGCAAGACGACCTTCGCCCTGCGCGTGGCGACCGAGCTCCTGACCGCCGGCGAGGTCACCGCCGTGACCGTCGTGGCGCCGACCGAGCACCTCAAGACCCAGTGGGCCGACGCGGCCGCCCGCGTCGGCATCCACCTCGACCCGAAGTTCTCCAACACCACCGCGGTGACCTCGAGCGACTACGACGGGGTGGCCGTCACCTACGCCCAGGTGGCGTCCCGCCCTTCGGTCCACGAGGACCGGACGAAGGCCGAGCGCACGCTCGTCATCCTCGACGAGATCCACCACGGCGGCGACAACAAGTCGTGGGGCGACGGGATCCGGCAGGCCTTCGAGCCGGCCACGCGGCGGCTCTCCCTCACGGGGACGCCCTTCCGCTCCGACACCAACCCCATCCCCTTCGTCGGCTACGAGTACGGCGAGGACGGGATCCTGCGCTCCAGCAGCGACTACGCCTACGGCTACTCCGACGCGCTGCGCGACGGCGTCGTCCGACCGGTGCTCTTCATGGCCTACGGCGGGGCGATGCGCTGGCGCACCCGCGCCGGCGACGAGGTGGCCGCACGGCTCGGCGAGCCGATGACCAAGGACCTCGTGGCCCAGGCCTGGCGCACCGCGCTCGACCCGAAGGGGGAGTGGATCCCCTCGGTCCTCGCCGCCGCCGACAAGCGCCTGACCGAGGTCCGGCGCGGCGTGCCCGACGCCGGCGCCATGGTCATCGCGACCAACCAGACCCAGGCCCGCGCCTATGCCCGCATCCTCACCGAGCTCACGGGGGAGAAGCCGACCGTCGTCCTCTCCGACGACAACGGCGCGTCGCAGAAGATCGAGGACTACTCCGCGAGCACCTCGCGCTGGCTCGTCGCCGTGCGCATGGTGAGCGAAGGGGTGGACGTGCCCCGGCTGTGCGTCGGCGTCTACGCGACCTCGACGTCGACGCCGCTCTTCTTCGCGCAGGCGGTCGGGCGCTTCGTGCGGGCCCGTGCCCGCGGCGAGACCGCGAGCGTCTTCCTGCCGAGCGTTCCGGTGATCCTCGCCCACGCGGGCACCCTCGAGGAGCAGCGCGACCACGCCCTCGACCGGCCCGAGGCGGCGCAGGACGAGGCGCCGCTGTGGTCCGAGGAGGAGGGCATGCTCGCCGCGGCCAACCGTGACGAGGGCGCCAGCGACGACCTGCTCGGCAGCTTCGAGGCGCTGGAGTCGGACGCGCACTTCGACCACGTGCTCTACGACAAGCAGCAGTTCGGCCTGCACGCCGAGGTCGGCTCCGAGGACGAGCAGGACTACCTCGGGCTGCCCGGGCTGCTCGAGCCCGACCAGGTGCACGCCCTGCTCAGCGAGCGGCAGACGAAGCAGTCCAAGAAGACCGGCCGCACCCGCCAGGACCAGGACGCCCCGATCGCTGCCCACCGGGCGCTCGCGGCCCAGCGCAAGGAGCTCAACAAGCTGGTGGCCGCCTATGCGACGAAGACCGGCTCCCCGCACGCCAACATCCACATGGACCTGCGGCGTGCGTGCGGCGGGCCCGAGCTCGCCCAGGCGACGAGCGAGCAGGTGACCGAGCGGATCGAACGGATCCGCCGCTGGTTCGTCGGGCGGCGCTGA
- the trxA gene encoding thioredoxin, which yields MSKITDLDLESFRSAVTGEGTVIVDFWASWCGPCRQFAPVFEAAADTREDITFGKVDIDDNPELASMANVSSVPTLMAFRDGILLHQSAGALPKAQFDQLLDAVQDVDMDEVKAQVAARETSQG from the coding sequence ATGAGCAAGATCACCGATCTGGATCTCGAGAGCTTCCGCTCCGCCGTCACCGGCGAGGGAACGGTCATCGTCGACTTCTGGGCGAGCTGGTGCGGCCCGTGCCGTCAGTTCGCCCCGGTCTTCGAGGCTGCGGCGGACACCCGGGAGGACATCACCTTCGGCAAGGTCGACATCGACGACAACCCGGAGCTGGCCTCGATGGCCAATGTCTCCTCCGTGCCGACCCTCATGGCCTTCCGCGACGGCATCCTGCTGCACCAGAGCGCCGGCGCGCTGCCCAAGGCGCAGTTCGACCAGCTCCTCGACGCCGTCCAGGACGTCGACATGGACGAGGTCAAGGCGCAGGTCGCCGCCCGCGAGACCTCGCAGGGCTGA
- a CDS encoding DUF3039 domain-containing protein: protein MSTPADPSQPGGPIAEPGGPSTSTSVLERTEPTPQLAEPGDHERFSHYVRKEKILESALSGEPVKALCGKTWVPGRDPEKFPVCPICKEIYDGLRDPQDGED from the coding sequence ATGAGCACGCCTGCCGACCCCAGTCAGCCCGGAGGCCCGATCGCCGAGCCCGGTGGCCCCTCGACGTCGACCTCGGTCCTCGAGCGCACCGAGCCGACGCCGCAGCTGGCCGAGCCGGGTGACCACGAGCGGTTCAGCCACTACGTGCGCAAGGAGAAGATCCTCGAGAGCGCCCTCTCCGGCGAGCCGGTCAAGGCGCTGTGTGGCAAGACGTGGGTGCCCGGGCGCGACCCGGAGAAGTTCCCCGTCTGCCCGATCTGCAAGGAGATCTACGACGGTCTGCGCGACCCCCAGGACGGCGAGGACTGA
- a CDS encoding thioesterase family protein has protein sequence MGSFYRQVDERTFDSLRATAGPWSPHAQHAGPPAALLARAMERHEPAPGTRLADVRLDILGPIPVAPLTVDVTVLRGGRSMQLLEATASADGRPVAIARGWRIVRAPDDFPRLTGLRESGTDPVPEAADDSSRLELPGMHADGYLSAIEWRFVSGGVGTGGTAVAWGRQLVPLLPDEEPSPWERALVLADSGGGITLTVDPRQHTYINCDLHVVLDRDPDGEWVRMSSQALASPGHGGTVHTTLADQHGDLGTGVQTMVLQDARS, from the coding sequence GTGGGCTCCTTCTACCGGCAGGTCGACGAGCGCACCTTCGACTCCCTTCGCGCCACGGCCGGTCCGTGGTCGCCGCACGCCCAGCACGCCGGCCCACCAGCCGCGCTGCTCGCGCGGGCGATGGAGCGCCACGAGCCCGCGCCGGGGACGCGGCTCGCGGACGTCCGCCTGGACATCCTCGGCCCGATCCCGGTCGCGCCGCTGACCGTCGACGTCACCGTGCTCCGCGGCGGCCGCTCGATGCAGCTGCTCGAGGCGACGGCCAGCGCCGACGGGCGACCCGTGGCGATCGCCCGCGGCTGGCGCATCGTGCGGGCCCCCGACGACTTCCCCCGGCTCACGGGTCTGCGCGAGAGCGGCACCGACCCGGTGCCCGAGGCTGCCGACGACTCGTCGCGGCTGGAGCTGCCCGGCATGCACGCCGACGGCTACCTCAGCGCCATCGAGTGGCGCTTCGTCTCCGGGGGAGTGGGCACCGGCGGCACCGCCGTGGCCTGGGGCCGGCAGCTGGTCCCGCTGCTGCCCGACGAGGAGCCGAGCCCGTGGGAGCGGGCCCTCGTCCTCGCCGACTCCGGTGGCGGCATCACCCTGACCGTCGACCCGCGGCAGCACACCTACATCAACTGCGACCTGCACGTCGTGCTCGACCGCGACCCCGACGGCGAATGGGTGCGCATGAGCTCCCAGGCGCTCGCGAGCCCCGGCCACGGCGGCACCGTCCACACGACGCTCGCGGACCAGCACGGTGACCTGGGCACCGGGGTGCAGACGATGGTGCTCCAGGACGCGCGGTCCTGA
- a CDS encoding Lrp/AsnC family transcriptional regulator, with protein MSTVPTPSRVVDDLDARLIALLSASPTIGVLGASRELGVARGTVQARLDRLRTKGVIRTLAPTIDPAALGYPVTALCTLEIRQRLGHQAVVDHLTAIPEVLEIHSTTGVGDLIIRIVATDNADLGRVIDMIIDDVHVVRASTSICLVTHMEMRTGPLVEAAAHRQ; from the coding sequence ATGAGCACCGTGCCCACGCCGTCCCGGGTCGTCGACGACCTCGACGCCCGCCTCATCGCCCTGCTGTCCGCGAGCCCGACGATCGGTGTCCTCGGCGCCTCCCGTGAGCTCGGGGTGGCCCGCGGGACGGTCCAGGCCCGTCTCGACCGCCTCAGGACGAAGGGGGTGATCCGCACCCTGGCCCCGACGATCGACCCGGCGGCCCTGGGCTATCCGGTCACCGCCCTGTGCACCCTCGAGATCCGCCAGCGCCTCGGCCACCAGGCCGTGGTCGACCACCTGACGGCGATCCCGGAGGTCCTCGAGATCCACAGCACGACGGGCGTCGGCGACCTCATCATCCGCATCGTCGCGACGGACAACGCCGACCTGGGGCGGGTCATCGACATGATCATCGACGACGTGCATGTCGTGCGGGCGAGCACCTCGATCTGCCTCGTGACCCACATGGAGATGCGCACCGGCCCCCTCGTCGAGGCGGCCGCGCACCGGCAGTGA
- a CDS encoding VanZ family protein: MTSTPTRRLIVPAMLVAALALQVAVLYAPEAPGPPSPIPHGDKAVHALVFALPVLVAGLGRRGWWHLVALVCALHAPVSEIIQHVVLPHRSGDPWDVAADLVGVGAASIGVLLVVRRPRRRRL; encoded by the coding sequence ATGACCTCCACGCCCACGCGCCGGCTGATCGTGCCGGCGATGCTCGTGGCCGCCCTCGCCCTCCAGGTCGCCGTGCTCTACGCACCCGAGGCGCCCGGCCCCCCGTCGCCGATTCCCCACGGGGACAAGGCGGTCCACGCGCTGGTCTTCGCCCTGCCGGTGCTCGTCGCCGGTCTGGGACGAAGGGGGTGGTGGCACCTCGTCGCGCTGGTGTGCGCCCTGCACGCTCCTGTGAGCGAGATCATCCAGCACGTCGTGCTGCCGCACCGCTCCGGTGACCCGTGGGACGTCGCCGCCGACCTCGTCGGCGTCGGCGCCGCCTCAATAGGGGTACTATTAGTGGTTCGGCGACCGCGTCGTCGCCGCCTCTAG